A portion of the Treponema rectale genome contains these proteins:
- a CDS encoding hybrid sensor histidine kinase/response regulator, which produces MAFSRENFIQTYIDESQEYINAFTDEIIRLKDNPGSQDIVTEILRNLHTLKGSSRMMDFTSIETLVHGLEDIFKGVRENVFEFTDRLLQLSFVTTDQIKKLLEKIKTSSTDEENIKPFTDALNRASKGLFFDIENLNAISKNSYTTFADYETADENTDIENLTSVRIPIARINSIIRSFDDLLIRQFRFKHQLEHFEQKLSDAGNGILPKQLKEDLLLTENSIFETQHALLNLRMLPLSIILEPLKLSFETEAARASKNIIFDIPQTNFSMDKIILEKLKEILLHLMRNSLDHGIETEKERIAAGKSPNGKIYIYTTQISNHIIITVGDDGKGIQYKSIKEKALLLYPQQKNEINAMSEKQLQQYLFLPGFTTKDSSTEMSGRGMGLDIVRSNMERIKGKIQIFSEENKGTQFKLTIPLSLATQQGLFVQSGSMKFMIPSHYIHEIADGENLNFIISQGQNYVCVHNQFIPIYHLSSLLGTEKSKTDNAIIVLEYLDTQIAVAVRSIEQYENVVVTALPQIMRNMNSLQGVVYDENYSIIPILNIPNIMQRMKGLLAYDMKKFNVRNKKKTQTILIADDSSTTRQIEQTIFETDGFTVKTAGDGIEALEIMKTYNIDIFIIDINMPRMDGNTLLNNIRRSAEYHSTPVVVVSGAYDKQAEENFIQAGAQAFIVKSQFERGMLLRTVKELLGEN; this is translated from the coding sequence ATGGCATTCAGCAGGGAAAACTTTATACAGACATATATAGATGAGTCTCAGGAATATATAAATGCCTTTACGGATGAAATCATCCGGCTGAAAGATAATCCCGGCAGTCAGGACATCGTTACGGAGATTTTAAGAAACCTGCATACCCTCAAAGGTTCATCAAGAATGATGGATTTTACCAGTATTGAAACCCTTGTGCATGGTCTGGAAGACATATTTAAAGGCGTAAGGGAAAACGTATTTGAGTTTACGGACAGACTTCTGCAGCTTTCTTTTGTCACTACAGACCAGATAAAAAAACTTCTTGAAAAGATAAAAACTTCCTCCACCGATGAAGAAAACATAAAACCGTTTACAGACGCACTGAACAGAGCCTCAAAAGGACTGTTCTTTGACATAGAAAACCTTAATGCCATAAGCAAGAACTCTTATACCACCTTTGCAGATTACGAAACCGCAGATGAAAATACCGATATAGAAAACCTGACTTCCGTCAGGATTCCCATTGCAAGAATAAATTCGATCATACGTTCCTTTGATGACCTTCTCATAAGGCAGTTCAGGTTCAAGCATCAGCTGGAACACTTCGAGCAGAAACTTTCAGACGCAGGCAACGGCATTCTGCCTAAACAGCTGAAAGAAGACCTGCTCCTTACGGAAAACTCAATTTTTGAAACACAGCATGCCCTTCTTAACCTGCGCATGCTTCCCCTCAGCATTATTCTTGAACCGCTGAAGCTTTCTTTTGAAACCGAGGCAGCCAGAGCCTCAAAAAACATAATCTTCGACATACCCCAGACAAATTTCTCAATGGATAAAATCATTCTTGAAAAATTAAAGGAAATCCTCCTCCACCTCATGAGGAACAGTCTGGATCATGGAATTGAAACGGAAAAGGAACGTATTGCCGCAGGAAAAAGTCCCAACGGAAAAATATACATATATACAACTCAGATCTCAAACCACATAATAATAACAGTGGGAGATGACGGAAAAGGCATTCAGTATAAAAGCATAAAAGAAAAGGCCCTTTTACTTTATCCTCAGCAAAAAAACGAAATAAATGCCATGTCAGAAAAACAGCTGCAGCAGTATCTTTTTCTTCCGGGCTTTACGACAAAAGATTCTTCAACAGAAATGTCAGGCAGAGGCATGGGCCTTGATATCGTAAGAAGCAACATGGAACGCATCAAGGGAAAGATTCAGATTTTTTCTGAAGAAAATAAAGGAACCCAGTTCAAGCTTACGATTCCCCTTTCTCTTGCAACCCAGCAGGGACTTTTTGTTCAGAGCGGTTCCATGAAGTTCATGATTCCTTCCCATTACATTCATGAGATTGCAGACGGAGAAAACCTGAACTTCATCATCAGCCAGGGACAGAACTATGTCTGCGTTCATAATCAGTTTATTCCAATTTACCATCTGTCTTCCCTGCTTGGAACGGAAAAATCCAAAACGGATAATGCAATCATAGTCCTCGAATATCTTGATACGCAGATTGCTGTTGCAGTGCGCTCTATCGAACAGTATGAAAATGTTGTAGTTACGGCACTTCCGCAGATAATGAGGAACATGAATTCCCTGCAGGGGGTTGTTTATGATGAAAACTATTCCATCATTCCAATCCTTAATATTCCGAACATAATGCAGAGAATGAAGGGACTTCTGGCCTACGACATGAAGAAATTCAATGTCAGAAATAAAAAGAAAACCCAGACCATCCTTATTGCAGATGATTCAAGCACAACCCGTCAGATTGAACAGACTATATTTGAAACTGACGGTTTTACCGTAAAAACTGCAGGAGACGGAATTGAAGCTCTGGAAATAATGAAAACCTACAACATTGATATTTTTATAATCGACATCAACATGCCGCGAATGGACGGCAATACCTTACTGAATAATATACGCAGGTCAGCAGAATATCATTCAACACCAGTCGTAGTTGTATCCGGAGCCTATGACAAACAGGCTGAAGAAAATTTCATTCAGGCAGGAGCCCAGGCGTTTATCGTAAAGTCACAGTTTGAACGGGGAATGCTTTTGAGAACCGTAAAGGAGCTTTTAGGTGAAAACTAA
- a CDS encoding CheR family methyltransferase: MNFTRQILSIIKEHSGINTGSAHTAFVESYAKKRLAELSVSETDYLYMLRQNPAELRMLINNATINETYFFREEDQFAFLAKKLYSMEKNTQVKIWSAACSTGQEPVSIYALCKSLGINAKIYASDIDTSALEKFKSGVFPLNSFRNDGAKYKKLLEPLGNYTPDGFSIKKEHLKQIEIFTNNLAKTEEHRFTAEYFDIIFIRNVFIYFTPELRHEILKNMTSMLKPDGLLFISVNEIPSVSIRGKLTEQLEKEHEDRVYYFRKLEKKAEPELLKKEFKPDQSSAKQELQQKWLINAKIESYSRDFFESLNSGRHEETQELLDNWPFGLTARELLFYFKGLLLRNKNSLQLARDNFYKAAILNPEFWPALFQTALLAKAEGHTAEASGLFKNCAKVLKKYVEANNLCYNQIIEDFTPEYILELCRNMQDG, translated from the coding sequence ATGAACTTTACACGTCAGATTCTTTCCATCATAAAAGAACACTCAGGAATAAATACAGGTTCAGCCCACACTGCATTTGTTGAAAGCTATGCAAAAAAACGACTTGCAGAACTTTCTGTCAGCGAAACGGATTACCTCTACATGCTCAGGCAGAATCCGGCAGAATTAAGAATGCTGATAAACAATGCAACAATAAATGAAACCTATTTTTTCAGGGAAGAAGATCAGTTCGCTTTTCTTGCAAAAAAACTCTACAGCATGGAAAAAAATACTCAGGTAAAAATCTGGAGTGCCGCATGCTCTACAGGACAGGAACCGGTTTCAATATATGCGCTTTGCAAAAGTCTGGGAATAAATGCAAAAATATATGCCTCAGACATAGACACGTCAGCCCTTGAAAAATTCAAATCGGGAGTTTTCCCGTTAAATTCCTTCAGAAATGACGGAGCAAAATACAAAAAACTCCTCGAACCGCTGGGAAACTACACTCCGGACGGTTTTTCCATAAAAAAAGAGCACCTCAAGCAGATTGAAATTTTTACCAACAATCTTGCAAAAACTGAGGAACACCGGTTTACAGCAGAATATTTTGACATAATTTTTATACGCAACGTATTCATCTATTTTACGCCAGAACTCCGCCATGAAATACTTAAGAACATGACCTCCATGCTGAAGCCGGACGGACTTCTCTTCATTTCCGTCAATGAAATTCCATCAGTAAGCATCAGGGGAAAACTTACCGAACAGCTGGAAAAGGAACACGAAGACCGGGTCTACTATTTCAGGAAACTGGAAAAAAAAGCAGAGCCTGAACTGCTGAAAAAAGAATTTAAACCTGACCAAAGTTCAGCAAAACAGGAATTACAGCAGAAATGGCTTATAAACGCAAAAATTGAGTCCTATTCAAGAGATTTTTTTGAAAGCCTTAATTCCGGCAGGCATGAAGAAACTCAGGAACTTCTGGACAACTGGCCTTTCGGACTGACAGCAAGGGAACTTCTGTTTTATTTTAAGGGACTTCTCCTCAGGAACAAAAACAGCCTTCAGCTGGCACGGGATAATTTTTACAAAGCAGCCATTCTTAATCCTGAATTCTGGCCGGCACTGTTTCAGACCGCCCTTCTTGCTAAGGCAGAGGGACATACGGCAGAAGCCTCCGGACTTTTTAAAAACTGTGCAAAGGTTCTTAAAAAATATGTAGAAGCGAATAATTTATGTTATAATCAAATAATAGAAGATTTTACGCCGGAATATATACTGGAACTTTGCCGGAATATGCAGGACGGGTAA
- the cheB gene encoding chemotaxis-specific protein-glutamate methyltransferase CheB, whose product MIKVLLADDSGIVRAILKQLMNDDERFIVCATAENGQRAVELNAVFKPDLIIMDINMPVMDGITATKKILSQSSPAVIAFTTEDSADIGFKCLEAGALDVVKKPDLAEMNQSVISSFLDQFYFIAEKNKFNIQKPRKKSLLTHIEQNAESYGLTDFKSLSTSKQYEAVVVGSSTGGPAALLELLTGFGSSFPLPVLITQHIDTLFDVHLVKWLKKNSGQNIKLAENGEIPRPGTFYLAPADRHLTVTGNYESQKIITITDDSPVHYLKPAVDKLFSSAAEAYRDRLIAVILTGMGRDGAEGCRKAFDNGALTIAQDEKTCTVFGMPQAAIKEGGIKQILSLEEIAPFIRRKISL is encoded by the coding sequence ATGATAAAAGTTCTTCTTGCAGATGACTCTGGAATTGTCCGGGCAATACTCAAGCAGCTGATGAATGACGATGAGCGCTTCATAGTGTGCGCAACAGCTGAAAACGGACAGAGGGCAGTAGAACTTAATGCAGTTTTTAAGCCTGACCTGATAATAATGGACATAAACATGCCTGTCATGGACGGAATCACTGCAACAAAAAAAATTCTTTCACAATCATCACCTGCAGTAATTGCCTTTACCACCGAGGATTCTGCCGACATCGGATTTAAATGCCTTGAAGCAGGAGCCCTGGATGTTGTAAAGAAACCTGACCTTGCAGAAATGAATCAGTCCGTCATATCGTCTTTTCTTGACCAGTTTTATTTTATAGCAGAAAAAAACAAGTTTAACATTCAGAAACCAAGAAAAAAATCCCTGCTTACTCACATAGAGCAGAATGCAGAAAGTTACGGATTAACGGATTTTAAAAGTCTTTCCACCTCAAAACAATACGAAGCTGTTGTCGTAGGCTCTTCCACAGGCGGACCTGCCGCACTTCTGGAACTTCTTACAGGATTCGGAAGCAGCTTTCCCCTGCCTGTACTTATTACCCAGCACATAGACACGCTGTTTGACGTACATCTTGTAAAATGGCTTAAAAAGAATTCCGGTCAGAACATAAAGCTGGCAGAAAACGGAGAAATTCCCCGTCCGGGAACTTTTTACCTTGCCCCTGCTGACCGGCATCTTACGGTAACAGGAAACTATGAAAGCCAGAAAATCATTACAATAACAGATGACTCTCCGGTTCATTACCTTAAACCTGCTGTAGATAAACTTTTCTCATCAGCCGCAGAAGCATACAGGGACAGGCTGATTGCAGTCATACTTACGGGAATGGGAAGAGACGGTGCCGAAGGATGCAGAAAAGCCTTTGATAACGGAGCCCTGACTATTGCCCAGGACGAAAAAACCTGCACGGTATTCGGAATGCCTCAGGCTGCAATAAAGGAAGGCGGCATAAAGCAGATACTTTCCCTTGAAGAAATTGCGCCATTCATAAGGAGAAAAATCAGCCTATGA
- a CDS encoding chemotaxis protein CheW — protein sequence MDEDILKTIEENDTVSQEENTADEKHRTWLIFDAGNRTYAADATKVREILRNDEIFPVPFVPKYIKGVINYYGRPYAAVDFSLFQNDEQQNSKLFLILNDENDVAIQISDVREFQTLKEDYLQTIARTAESAYFSNAIDYDDGIQHLAVPVLNFESITARIRQDFENE from the coding sequence ATGGATGAAGACATACTCAAAACTATTGAAGAAAATGACACTGTCTCTCAGGAAGAAAACACTGCAGACGAAAAACACAGAACCTGGCTCATTTTTGATGCAGGCAACAGAACTTACGCTGCAGATGCGACCAAAGTAAGGGAAATTCTCCGTAACGATGAAATTTTTCCCGTTCCGTTTGTTCCTAAATACATAAAGGGAGTCATCAACTACTACGGAAGACCATATGCGGCAGTTGACTTTTCCCTGTTCCAGAATGATGAACAGCAGAATTCCAAATTATTCCTTATACTGAACGATGAAAATGACGTTGCGATTCAAATCAGTGACGTCAGGGAATTCCAGACTCTGAAGGAAGACTATCTTCAAACTATAGCCAGAACGGCAGAATCTGCATATTTTTCTAATGCCATTGATTACGATGACGGTATTCAGCATCTTGCAGTTCCCGTACTGAATTTTGAATCAATTACGGCAAGGATCAGACAGGATTTTGAAAACGAATGA
- the rsgA gene encoding ribosome small subunit-dependent GTPase A, producing the protein MNGLILSGSKNVFEVECDDGYIRDCAIKGKILKASEGYYNPLAPGDIVTLDDSTLEDDKGMITDLVPRKNRFVRWNIKKKEPQILAANLDYLLIVTTPDNPPFRPRFVDRAIAQAEYEGITPVIVCNKYDINAAREEEFQDRLEVWENAGYKVIRSSARTGEGMEELANLIENHLSAFVGQSGVGKSSIINVLDNTVVLKTGSLSQKYGKGCHTTTKGTLIHLQIDEALVGGIKGTTANIIDTPGVRRFLLNDISPENLALYFREFVPFIGKCNYGMSCSHTHEKGCAIIQAVEEGKISPLRYDSWMRICEEMKSGSFED; encoded by the coding sequence ATGAACGGGCTTATACTCAGTGGCAGTAAAAATGTTTTTGAAGTCGAATGCGATGACGGCTATATAAGGGACTGTGCAATAAAAGGCAAAATTCTCAAAGCCTCGGAAGGATATTACAATCCTCTTGCACCCGGCGATATAGTTACCCTTGACGATTCAACTCTTGAAGACGACAAAGGCATGATAACTGACCTGGTACCAAGAAAAAACAGATTTGTCCGCTGGAACATAAAGAAAAAGGAACCTCAGATTCTGGCAGCAAACCTTGACTACCTTCTTATCGTTACCACACCGGATAATCCTCCCTTCAGGCCCCGTTTTGTAGACAGAGCCATAGCCCAGGCAGAGTATGAAGGAATAACCCCGGTAATTGTCTGCAACAAATATGACATAAACGCAGCAAGGGAAGAAGAATTTCAAGACCGTCTTGAAGTATGGGAAAACGCCGGCTATAAAGTAATCAGATCCAGTGCCAGAACCGGTGAAGGTATGGAAGAACTGGCAAACCTTATAGAAAATCATCTGAGTGCCTTTGTAGGACAGAGCGGAGTCGGCAAAAGTTCAATTATAAACGTCCTTGACAATACGGTAGTCCTTAAAACAGGAAGCCTTTCTCAAAAATACGGAAAAGGCTGTCATACTACTACAAAAGGCACCCTCATTCACCTGCAGATTGACGAAGCCCTTGTAGGCGGAATAAAAGGAACTACTGCAAACATAATAGATACTCCGGGGGTAAGAAGATTTTTACTTAATGACATATCTCCGGAAAACCTTGCCCTTTACTTCAGGGAATTCGTTCCCTTTATCGGAAAATGCAATTACGGCATGAGCTGCTCTCATACCCATGAAAAGGGCTGTGCCATAATACAGGCAGTGGAAGAAGGTAAAATCAGTCCCCTCAGATATGACAGCTGGATGCGCATATGTGAAGAAATGAAAAGCGGAAGTTTTGAAGACTGA
- the argJ gene encoding bifunctional glutamate N-acetyltransferase/amino-acid acetyltransferase ArgJ, with the protein MQFIDGGVTAPEGFTANGMLCGIKAGRTKNDTALIYSEKPCTAAGVFTQNRVKAESVKLTKKHLENGKAQAVIANSGNANACTGAQGAENALRMAKAAAGVLGISPEDVVVCSTGVIGQQLPVEVIEKNIQTLKDGLSKKGHAEARTAIMTTDTHYKECAVETEIGGKKVRIGAMCKGSGMIHINLGTMLSFMTTDCAISSAMLEKALRMSIEGTYNCVSVDGDTSTNDTLTILANGMAGNAEIVSEGKDFDAFYEALNAINTQMAKKIAGDGEGATRLIECNVSGACDVPTARRLAKSVISSSLVKAAFFGKDANWGRILCAMGYSGEQFTPETTTVAFESAEGAQRTGFTDFVGEQTGKKTSITVFENGVPLNFDEDLAKKILSEDEVVINVTLKDGNACGTAWGCDLTYDYVKINGDYRT; encoded by the coding sequence ATGCAGTTTATAGACGGTGGAGTTACAGCTCCTGAAGGATTTACGGCCAACGGAATGCTTTGCGGAATTAAGGCCGGAAGAACAAAGAATGATACTGCCCTTATTTATAGCGAGAAACCATGTACTGCGGCAGGTGTATTTACTCAGAACCGTGTAAAGGCAGAAAGCGTAAAACTTACTAAGAAACATCTTGAAAACGGAAAGGCTCAGGCGGTTATTGCTAATTCCGGAAATGCAAATGCATGTACCGGTGCCCAGGGTGCTGAAAATGCCCTCCGCATGGCAAAGGCTGCAGCCGGTGTGCTTGGAATTTCACCTGAGGATGTAGTTGTCTGTTCAACTGGTGTAATCGGACAGCAGCTTCCGGTTGAAGTTATTGAAAAGAATATTCAGACTCTTAAGGACGGATTGAGTAAGAAAGGTCATGCAGAGGCCCGCACTGCCATCATGACGACAGATACTCATTACAAGGAATGTGCCGTAGAAACCGAAATCGGAGGAAAAAAAGTCCGCATCGGTGCAATGTGCAAAGGTTCCGGAATGATTCATATTAATCTCGGTACCATGCTCAGTTTCATGACTACAGACTGTGCCATCAGTTCTGCCATGCTCGAAAAGGCTTTGCGCATGAGTATTGAAGGAACCTATAACTGTGTTTCCGTTGACGGTGATACTTCTACTAATGATACCCTTACCATTCTTGCAAACGGTATGGCCGGTAATGCAGAAATAGTTTCAGAAGGAAAGGATTTTGACGCTTTTTATGAAGCCCTTAATGCAATCAATACGCAGATGGCTAAAAAAATTGCAGGGGACGGAGAAGGGGCAACCCGCCTTATTGAATGCAATGTCAGTGGAGCCTGTGATGTTCCGACAGCCCGCCGTCTTGCCAAGTCAGTAATTTCTTCCAGTCTTGTTAAGGCTGCTTTTTTCGGTAAAGATGCAAACTGGGGAAGAATTCTCTGTGCTATGGGATATTCCGGAGAGCAGTTTACTCCAGAAACAACTACTGTTGCTTTTGAAAGTGCCGAGGGAGCTCAGCGTACAGGATTTACGGACTTTGTTGGTGAGCAGACCGGTAAAAAGACTTCAATTACAGTGTTTGAAAATGGAGTTCCATTGAATTTTGATGAGGATCTTGCAAAAAAGATTCTTTCAGAAGATGAAGTTGTAATCAATGTTACGCTTAAGGACGGAAATGCCTGCGGTACTGCATGGGGCTGCGACCTTACATATGATTATGTAAAGATTAACGGTGATTACCGTACATAA
- the argB gene encoding acetylglutamate kinase: MENIDNEIEKKSIDPRLDNAGWANVLVQALPYFRHWVGKVVVVKYGGNAMLNEDLKHDVMEDIVLLNTIGIHVVLVHGGGPEINHMLDRVGKESKFINGLRYTDAETMEIVQMVLTGKLNKDIVGILLQQGGKAVGLSGVDSGLLRAKKISKDGTDLGFVGEVTEVHPEIIQSLLAQNFIPVVSTVALGEDGDDARYNINADTAAAKIAIALKAEKFIQLTNVPGVLKDVNDPSSLIQRIHIQDVDSLIKDGIIAGGMIPKIECCMLARNGGVPRTHIIDGRVPHSLLIEMFSDRGIGTMIY, translated from the coding sequence ATGGAAAATATTGATAACGAAATAGAAAAAAAATCGATTGATCCGAGACTTGATAATGCAGGATGGGCAAATGTTCTTGTTCAGGCACTTCCTTATTTCAGGCACTGGGTCGGAAAAGTCGTAGTTGTAAAATACGGCGGAAATGCCATGCTTAACGAAGACCTGAAACATGACGTTATGGAGGATATTGTTCTTCTTAATACGATTGGTATTCATGTTGTTCTGGTTCATGGCGGCGGTCCTGAAATTAACCACATGCTTGACCGTGTCGGTAAGGAAAGCAAGTTTATAAACGGTCTCCGCTACACTGATGCAGAAACCATGGAAATCGTACAGATGGTTCTTACAGGAAAACTGAACAAGGATATAGTAGGTATACTTCTTCAGCAGGGGGGTAAGGCTGTCGGTCTTTCTGGTGTTGATTCAGGTCTTTTAAGGGCTAAGAAAATCAGTAAGGACGGTACGGATCTTGGTTTTGTCGGTGAAGTTACTGAAGTTCATCCTGAAATAATTCAGTCGCTTCTTGCACAGAATTTCATTCCTGTTGTTTCTACTGTTGCTTTGGGTGAAGACGGTGATGATGCCCGCTATAACATTAACGCTGATACAGCTGCGGCAAAAATTGCCATAGCTCTTAAAGCAGAGAAATTCATTCAGCTTACAAATGTTCCTGGAGTTCTTAAGGATGTAAATGATCCTTCTTCCCTTATTCAGCGCATTCACATTCAGGATGTGGATTCACTTATAAAGGACGGAATTATTGCCGGCGGTATGATTCCTAAGATTGAGTGCTGCATGCTTGCACGTAATGGCGGCGTTCCGAGAACTCATATCATTGACGGCCGTGTTCCTCATTCCCTTCTTATAGAGATGTTCAGTGACCGCGGTATCGGAACTATGATTTATTAA
- a CDS encoding aspartate aminotransferase family protein — protein sequence MGNPKVLNNYGSFDVTFVKGQGSVLTDVNGKKYIDFLAGIAVNCLGHNYKPLVKAVAAQAKKQIHVCNYFTSDVGLAFADELLAATGFEGVYFGNSGAEANEAAIKLARKYGQLNGGSSRKTIVTLNKSFHGRTLATLTATGQDRFHPEDFAPYVQGFKTIEPNDYEGLENAFDETTAALFFEPVECEGGVIPVEKEWAQKAAELARKAGAIVMCDEVQTGMGRTGALLASDALGINPEVVTLAKAIAGGVPMGACLYRGNGNVFKAGDHQSTFAGNPLACAAGRVVLKTLTAPGFMEDVLRKGEYIRNTVKGWNLPCVVDVRGKGLVIGIQVNKDPAAVEKKCLADGLLFSTAGSDVVRLVPPLNITMKEIDAGLAILKAGLEA from the coding sequence ATGGGAAATCCAAAAGTTCTTAATAATTACGGAAGTTTTGACGTTACTTTTGTAAAAGGGCAGGGCTCTGTTCTTACTGATGTTAATGGTAAGAAATATATCGATTTTCTTGCAGGTATTGCCGTAAACTGTCTGGGACACAATTACAAGCCTCTTGTAAAGGCAGTGGCTGCCCAGGCAAAAAAGCAGATTCATGTATGTAACTATTTTACAAGTGATGTGGGACTTGCCTTTGCAGATGAACTTCTTGCTGCAACAGGTTTTGAAGGTGTGTATTTCGGTAATTCCGGGGCAGAAGCAAATGAAGCAGCCATAAAACTTGCCCGCAAATATGGTCAGCTTAACGGCGGTTCTTCAAGAAAGACAATCGTTACACTGAATAAATCTTTTCATGGAAGAACGCTTGCAACCCTTACTGCTACAGGTCAGGACAGGTTTCATCCTGAGGATTTTGCACCTTACGTACAGGGGTTTAAAACAATAGAGCCTAATGATTATGAAGGGCTTGAAAATGCTTTTGACGAAACTACTGCAGCCCTTTTCTTTGAACCTGTTGAATGTGAGGGCGGAGTTATTCCTGTTGAAAAGGAATGGGCTCAGAAAGCTGCGGAACTTGCTCGTAAGGCTGGAGCTATCGTAATGTGTGATGAAGTTCAGACCGGTATGGGAAGAACTGGTGCCCTTCTTGCCAGTGATGCCCTTGGTATTAATCCGGAGGTTGTAACTCTTGCAAAGGCAATTGCGGGCGGTGTTCCTATGGGCGCATGTCTTTACCGCGGAAATGGAAATGTCTTTAAGGCGGGGGATCATCAGTCTACTTTTGCCGGAAATCCTTTAGCCTGTGCAGCTGGAAGAGTTGTACTTAAAACCCTTACTGCTCCCGGGTTTATGGAAGACGTTCTCAGAAAGGGTGAGTATATCCGTAATACCGTAAAAGGCTGGAATCTTCCGTGTGTAGTTGACGTCAGGGGAAAAGGTCTTGTAATTGGAATACAGGTTAATAAAGATCCTGCCGCAGTTGAAAAGAAATGTCTTGCTGACGGTCTTCTTTTTTCAACAGCTGGTTCTGATGTAGTCCGCCTTGTTCCTCCCCTCAATATTACGATGAAGGAAATTGATGCCGGTCTTGCAATTCTGAAGGCCGGGCTTGAAGCTTAA